The following is a genomic window from Pedobacter sp. KBS0701.
TCGCATGAATTTCAACAAAATAAACGGTATCCAATTTATTATTGATCTTCACCTGTGCCTGCATCATATAAGGAAAACGGCCCGATGACCAGTTTTTGTAGGGGGTACCATCGGCACTGGTTGCGGGTACAGCAGGGTTATAGGTATCTCTTAAAATGCCTAAAGTCGAAATTGGTTTAATCAGATCGGTGCGATACATAAAAGCCAGTTTTTGTGCCAACGGATAGTCTGCATCAGCTTTATCATCAGCATAGGATCCAAATTCGCTGAATAAAACATTATATCCTGCCGGTAAAACGGTATTTCTGAACAAAGTGGTATCTACCACCTCTGCAAAACCATAAATATCTGCATTTAGATTGTTCACTACGGTTTTAACGTTAGCCGCCTGTAATACATCGTTCGATGGATCCTGAGCTGGGCTGCCAAACCATTCAATGTTCCAGTTCACTACTTCTAATGTGTTGGCAATATCAAAGGTGTTTCCGGTTAAGGCAACGGTTTTATTTGCCGAACCGGTAGTAACAATGCTTACATTGCCGGTATAACTGGTATTCACTACCGTTGGCGAAAATTTAGCATAAACTGTTGGCGAAGTATTGTTGATGTCGGCTTTTTGATAAGTGATGGTACTGCTATAGGCTCCGGCACTTGTTTTTGATAAGGTGAAATTAGCAGGAGCAGTTAAGGTGACATCGCCTGTTAAGTTGCCTGCAGAAAAACCAAAGCTATTTGCAGCAGAAGTGGTATTAACCGCCTGGAAACCAAAACTAAGGCTTGATGGCGAAGTGGTAATATCAACCGCTGGCGGTGTGCTCGAATTGGTTACCGCAAAATCATCAACTGTCCAGCGGCTGGCTGATGAAGTGGTCGAGTTATATACAATAGCGATATAAATTGGCGTTGCTTTGTAGGCTGATAAATCTATATTGTCTGATTTGGTCCATTTATCACTACCCGTTTCAGGGAATTTACCATCTAAACTGGTCCATGTAGCCAGTGCAGGATTACCCGAACCGGTATAGTTTGTAGAAATTTTAAGTTGTAATTTATCACCTGCGAAAGCAGATCTTGTCCAGAAAGATAAAATAGCATAGTTAAATGAAGAAATATTTAAGACTGGAGAAATCAACCAGTCCTCATTTAAGATATTACCGCCAGAATAACCATTAATCTGGAGGGCATTTCCTGCGCTCGCCACACCTGTAGGGTCGCTTGCGTCATGTCCGAAGGTAGTAGTACAGCCCCAGGTTTGCGGACCTGTTACGCTGTATTGGTAAAAACCATCAGACAAGGCAGAACTGCCTACTGTTGTACAGTTTTCAAAATTGAAAGCCGTTTGGTTAGGATCTACCGACGCACCGGTTAATGAAAGTGGAACCGAGGTTGCACCTGAACTGGTGTGTAAAACGGCACCGGCTGAGTTGCCCACAGCTGTTGGGCTAAATTTTACATACACCGTTTGATTGGCGGCTAAATCTGCTACACTATAACTTAATGTAGTAGAAAAAGTAACGTTATCTTTAGAAATAGAATAAGGTGCTGTTGTTGTTAAAGTAGTGGCATTGGTTAAGTTTCCGGCCGAGAGTACATAGCTTTTTGAAGCTGATGTGGTATTTATTGCCTGGTTACTGAAAGCCAGGGTTTTTGGCGCAACAACTAAATAGGGGCCAGTTGTTGAAGTGGGTTCAGTTACCGAGCTGTTTTGCGGATTTGGTATCCTTGGTACAAAATCTAAAGAATTTTCATCGCTATCGTATCCATTACCTGCAAATTCTTCTGTACCACCAATGCCCATGGTGGTGGCATTTGATGTTGCACTTGCTTTTCTTTCAATTGATGTGGTGTTGGTTGTGGCAGGCGCAGGAGCTATACCTTCGTAGCCATTTGCTGTTCCATAACCAACTTTATCAATAATATTTGCATTAACCGGATTGGCACCTGTTTGAGGGGTAGCTAAATTGCTTAACAATACTTTTCCTGTTGTACCCGATAAGGTGAGTGTACCAATCTTATCAGGTGTTGGTAAATCTAATGTACCACCTGTACCCGCTGCCAGTTGGATCAGGTAAAAACCTTTTGAGGCGATAGAACCCGATAAGGTTGTTGCTGCCCAGCTGCCCGTACCGGTAGCACTGGCGTACTGTACGCTCCAGCCGGTTAAATCTACAGCACTAAGCGTTGGGTTGTACAACTCGATAAAGTCATTTTTATAGGTAGCACCGCTGTTGCCGCCACCGCCATAAACTTCAGAAATGACCACGTGATTGGCACCTGCTGGTTCTTTTGTCGAAGTGTTTTGCGGGTTTGGAGCCGTAACTACAAAATCGGTACTGTTGTTATCGGTATCGTAACTGTTTCCATTAAACTCTTCAGCACCCCCAACGGCTAAAGTTGCTGCTGTTGAAGTTGCACTTGCTTTACGTTCAATTGAAGTTGTATTGGAGATTACGGGGGTAGGTGCGGTTTCGAAACCGGTGGCTGTTGGGCCAAAGCCTACTTTATCAACTACCGCAGTGGTTGATGGATTGGCACCAGTTAAAAGCACATTTGAATTGCTTAAAATTACTTTTCCGGTTGTACCGGATAAGGTTAAAGTTCCGGTTGCATCTGGTGTAGGCAAATTAACCGTTCCACCTGCTCCAATAGCTTCCTGGATCAAGTAGAAACTTTTTGCAGGTATGCTACCCGTTAAATCTGTTTTTGCCCAGGTGCCTGTTCCGGTAGCATTTAAATACTGTACACTCCAGCCGGTTAAATCAACCGTGGTGTTATCAGGGTTATATAATTCGATAAAATCATTTTTGAAGGTTGCGCCGGTGTTTCCGCCGCCACCATAAATTTCAGATATTACAACGTGGGTTGGCGCTGCGGGTGGAGTTGTGCCCATACCTGCCGTAATAATGTTCTGTGTGCTTGCACCAGTGCTCGAAATACTAATATTGCCAGATGCAGCGGATGGTGTTGTAGGGCTAAAACGCGCAGAGACCGTTTTGCTTGTGGCAAGCTCAGCGCCAGTATAAACTAGCGAAGCGCTATAAGTAATATTATCTTTTGATAGATAAAAAGGTGCTGTAGTGGTAATATTTACCACATCGGTTAAGCCCGTGGCGTTTAAACTAAAGGTTTGTGCCGTAGAATTGGTGCCTGTATTTTGAGAACCAAAATCGAAAGCCGTTTGGTCTACTGTTAAAATTGTTGATAGTCCATTTCCGCTTACCGCAACATTAACCGGGCTGGCACCAGTGCTGGTATTAGTAATATTGCCACTGGCATTGCCGCCTGAAGTTGGACTGAAACGTACATAAACAAATGGAGATGCAGCCACTTCGGCTGTGGTATAACTGATGGAATTGCTGAAAGCGATATTATCTTTAGATACAAAGAAAGGTGCGGTCGAATTTATTAAAACAGCAGCCGTCAAATTGGCTCCTCCTAATGTATAACTTTGTGCTGTAGAATTTGAATTGATGTTTTGATCGCCAAAAAGAAACGTTGTATTTGAGGCTGATAAAACCGGCGTAGTTGTAGTATTGCCCTTTGGCGTGATGCTAAAATCGTCAATAGTGTAAATGCCATCGCTTCCTAAATCGTCTGTATCTGTCCAGCGGATATAAAGTGTAGCCCCATTTGCCCAGGTAATTGCGTTGATGCTTCCAGAAACAGGGGTTTGGTTTGCTGGTAAGTTACCATCAATGCCGGCTGCCGTGGTTGTTGTTGTTAACTTTTCGTTAAGCTCCATGTCGGTAAGCGGGAGCCAGGTGGCCGATGCGTCGGCAATACTGGTGGCATTGAAGCTATATTCGAAATTTAGTTTTTCGTTAACCGTAGCCGTTGAGCCAGTTCGCCACTGTTCCATTACGCCAGATAAATCGATTGAGGTTACGGTGGCACCGGTGTTATTCTGAAATCCGGCCCCAAATCTCGGTACTAACGCGCCAGAGGCAAGGCTTCCTAACGAACGGTCGGCAGCTCCTGCTGTTCCTGCATTGTAAGCGGCTCCACTATTTGACGAAGCGGTGTAAACCGTTAACGTTAAGGCCGAACCAACGGCTGCGGCGTTTGTGCCGCCCGCTTTAACGGCACTCCATCCGGCAACTGTCGAAGTTCCTGTTGCGGTTATGCCGTCAAAATTTTCTGCTTTAGCGGTATTTATTGCAGTTAATGAAACCTGGGCAGATAAATAATCCGAGAAAACCAGAAAAAATAAAATGAGAAGTAAAAATCTTTTCATAGAATAAGTTTTATTTATAGCAAATGTATAGGCAAAAGCCTTATTATCAGATTAACTTAATGTTAATTTAGGTAATTGTGGAAAAATAAATGTAATGAGGAATAATTTTATGATTATGCCGACGTTGACGTGCTTTTTGTATTTCAGTTTAAATATTAGACTACACTATCATTGACAGTTTGGAATACAAGGGGCGTCATCTCGACTGGAGTGCAACGGAATGAAGAGATCTTGGAACAAATTATTGAAATTAAATTAAAGATTTTGCTTCGCAGAGCCTTCGGGTTCTCCACTCCGCTCGAAATGGCGGTACTTAGAGTCCGTTTATCGTCTTAAAATTAAAATCCACTGTTATTTATTTTGGTTTTTATGAAATAGACCATCATGACTTTGGTTGTTATCATGATATTGCTATTGATGTTCCCGCTGATTTAAAGAGATAAACGCAAATCTTATCATATAAAGGTTTGCGCCTGGTGATGCATACTTTGTTATTAAGCCTGATTGTAACGGAAATCCCGATTGTTTTATCGGGAGAGGACTTGAAGAGTAAAGCAGGACAGGAGGCGGCCACAAAGAACCTTAAATTCACTTCTAAAAAAGCAATCTAATATATCCCTGATCAAACAGGTTTCCAGCTTATTCACGCAATTTTTATAAGTAAGATATTATAAATACTCTTCAATATTTCCTTTACCCTCACGGATGACTTCAAACTCGCCGGTGGTACAATCAATTACAGTAGAGGCTTCATTATCGCCATAACCGCCATCTATTACCAGGTCTACCAGGTCTTCATATTTTTCGTGGATCAATTCCGGATCGGTAGAATATTCGATTACATCATCGTCATCTTTTATGGAAGTTGATAGGATAGGATTGCCAAGTTCTTTGACAATACAGCGTGCAATGTTGTTGTCGGGTACACGGATACCGACCGTTTTTTTATTCGAACTTAATAATTTGGGTACGTTGTTATTCGCATTAAAAATAAAGGTAAAAGGGCCTGGTAGCGCTTTTTTTAATACCCTGAAAGTGGTATTGTCAATCGGTTTAATGTAATCAGAAATGTGCTTTAAATCATGGCAGATAAAAGAAAAGTTGGCTTTCTCGGGCTTGATGCCACGTAAGCGGCAAATTTTTTCGATAGCTTTAGGATTGGTAATATCGCAGCCCAAACCGTAAATGGTATCAGTTGGGTAGATGATCAAGCCACCTTTTTTCAGCACATCAACAACCTGTTCAATGGCTCTTTCGTTGGGGTTTTCCGGATAAATCTTAATAAGCATAGCGTAAAAATAACAATTTAATGGTGTCAGTTGTTTAATAATCCTAATCTTTGTACTAACAAAACATACGCTAATCTATTATTATGAGAAAAGCTTTCGTTGCGATTGCCGCATTTTTAATTGCCCTAACCATTATGCTGGGTTTGTACCATCCTTTTTTATGGTGGACATTCATCTTCACCGGTCCTTTTGTAATTCTTGGTATTTACGATTTATACCAGCCTAAACACAGTATCGTAAGAAATTACCCTGTTTTCGGGCGTTTAAGGTATTTTATGGAAGAGTTAAGGCCGAAAGTATATCAATACTTTGTAGAAAGCGATACCAACGGTACGCCTTATAACAGGCTAAACCGCTCTTTGATCTATCAACGTGCTAAAAAAGACAACGATACCATTCCCTTCGGAACGCAGTTGAATGTTTACGATAATGGCTACGAATGGTTAAGCCACAGTATTGCTGCGATTTCACACCATGAGCTGAATTTAGATCCGCGAGTTACCGTTGGTGGGCCAGATTGTAAGAAGCCTTACTCGGCCAGTATCTATAACATTTCTGCCATGAGTTTTGGCTCCTTAAGTCAGAATGCCATTTTAGCTTTAAATGGTGGTGCTAAAATGGGCAACTTTGCCCACAATACGGGTGAGGGTGGCATCAGCGATTATCACCGTCAGCCAGGTGGCGATTTAATCTGGCAGATTGGTACAGGATATTTTGGCTGCCGTAATGCCGACGGAACTTTCAACTACGAAGCTTATGCAGAAAGGGCACAAACGGATCAGGTAAAAATGATCGAGATTAAACTTTCGCAAGGCGCTAAACCAGGACATGGTGGTATGTTACCAGCCAAAAAGGTAACACCAGAGGTTGCCAGGATTCGTTTAGTGCCCGAAGGTAAAGATGTCTTGTCTCCGCCGGCTCACTCCGCTTTTAATACACCTATCGGTTTATTGGAGTTTGTTAAAAAACTCCGCGATTTATCAGGTGGCAAACCCGTAGGCTTTAAACTGTGCATCGGTCGTAAAAGTGAGTTTTATGCCATTTGCAAAGCTATGGTAGAAACCGGAATTTACCCTGACTTTATCACTGTTGATGGTGGTGAGGGTGGAACAGGTGCTGCGCCGCAGGAGTTTTCGAATTCGGTAGGTATGCCCCTGCGCGAAGGTGTGGCATTTGTGTATGATGTTTTAAATGGTTTTGATCTGAAAAAACACATTAAAATAATTGCTTCAGGTAAAGTTGCAACAGGTTTCGATCTGGTTAAAAATATAGCCCTTGGTGCCGATATGTGTAATGCTGCCCGCGGAATGATGTTCGCTTTGGGTTGTATTCAGGCTTTAGAATGTAACAGCAATACCTGCCCGACAGGAGTGGCCACGCAAGATCAGAGTTTAATGAAGGGCCTGGTAGTGGAAGATAAAACGGTTCGCGTTAAAAACTTCCATAACCTAACCGTAGCCAGTGCGGTAGAATTATTAGGTGCAGCGGGTTTAAGAGAAACACATCAGTTAAGCAGGGCCTATATCAACAGGCGCGTAAGCCCAAGTGTAATGCAGAGTTATCTGGAGACTTTTCCCTATATCCCTGCAGGCAGTTTGTTACAAACGCCTTATCCAACCCGTTACGAACTGGGAATGGCATTGAGTACTTCGGCCAGTTTTGCCCCAACAGATTATAAAGTTTCGGCGGTAGATTACGCACACGCCAATCCGTATGGTGATAGCATGCATGATGATGGACGATAACAGCCAGGGATAACTTACGAAGTTTCAAAGGGCAAAGGACGCTAGCGTTGGCAGAACTTCGTAAGTCTTTTCCGTATCGCCTTGGTTTTGGGCTATTTTTGGAAAAGCAGGTGCAGTAGCATTTGGGTTTGTTCAGTCCTGCTTTTTGCTGCAAGTCCAACGCTGCGGGCTTTCCGCGTCAATCAGGTTTAAGTGGCAAGTAATGAAGAGGTATTAACGGATTAATCAGCAAATATTCAATCGGAACGGAAACCACCAATTTGCAACAATATGATCGCGAATGAATCGTCATCTCGACCGTAGTGGAGAGATCTTTTAATATGGTCCAAAGATCTCTCCATTTCGTTGCACTTCAGTCGAGATGACGCCGATTTTTAGAATATATCATTAATAGGAGATAACTTCTGGAGTTTTCCCGTTGGTATAAAAAAAAGAAGTCAAGTTTTTAAACTTGACTTCTTTGATAATAGGCTATTTGTTTTCCCTAAACCCTAAACCCTAAACCTTCCTAAAACTCTGCGTTTTTCGGAAATCTCGGGAAAGCGATTACGTCACGAATGTTGGTCATTCCGGTTACGAACAATACTAAACGCTCAAAACCTAAACCAAAACCTGAGTGCGGTGCCGAGCCAAAACGGCGGGTATCTAAATACCACCAAAGCTCATCTTGCGGGATATTTAAATCTTCCATACGTTTCGTTAAACGATCCAAACGTTCTTCACGTTGCGATCCGCCAATCATTTCTCCAATACCCGGGAATAAGATATCCATGGCTGCAACCGTTTGTCTGCCTTCCGCATCTGGTTCGTTCTGGCGCATGTAGAACGATTTAATATCAGCAGGATAATCGGTTAAGATGACCGGTTTTTTAAAGTGTTTTTCCACCAGGTAACGTTCATGCTCACTTTGTAAATCAGCACCCCATTCATCAATCAGGTATTTAAACTGTTTCTTCTGGTTCGGTTTAGAAGACTTTAAAATCCTGATTGCCTCGGTATACGTTAAACGTTCAAATTCGTTGGCTAAACAGAAATCTAGCTTTTCTAAAAGGCTAAATTCGCTGCGTTCGTTCTGCGGTTTTTGTTTATCCTCTTCAGCTAAACGGGTATTTAAGAATTCTAATTCATCTTTGCAGTTATCTAAAGCATATTTTATGACATACTTCATCATATCTTCTGCAAGCTGCATGTTGTCTTCTAAATCTGCAAAAGCAACTTCGGGTTCAATCATCCAGAATTCTGCCAGGTGACGTGTAGTATTCGAATTTTCTGCCCTGAAAGTAGGGCCGAAAGTATAAATCTGTCCGAAAGCCATTGCTGCCAGTTCACCTTCCAATTGTCCGGATACAGTTAAGTTGGTTGCACGGGCAAAGAAATCCTGCGAGAAATCTACCTTACCGTCTTCCGTTCGTGGTGTATTATCGAAATCCAAAGTGGTTACTTTAAACATTTCGCCTGCACCTTCCGCATCACTTGCGGTAATTACAGGGGTATGCATGTACACAAAACCACGATCGTTGTAGAATTGGTGGATGGCAAAGGCCAAGGCATGACGCACCTTAAAAACCGCGTTAAAAGTATTGGTACGGAAACGCAGGTGTGCAATTTCGCGTAAAAACTCTAAACTGTGTTTCTTTGGTTGTAATGGAAACTTTTCAGGATCGCTATCGCCCAAAATTTCTACCGTTGTTGCCTTGATTTCGACAGATTGACCTTTACCAAGTGATTCGATCAATTTACCTGTTGCAGAAATGGCCGCGCCAGTTGTTATTCTTTTTAACAGCTCATCAGGTAAATTATTAAAATCGATCACAACCTGGATATTGCCCATGCAAGATCCGTCATTTAAGGCAATAAACTGATTATTACGGAAAGTTCTAACCCATCCCATAACCCTTACTTCTGTGTCAAATGCTGTCGACTTTAATAAATCTTTAATTTGCTGTCTCTTAATCATATTGTTATTTGTAAAAGGCGCAAATTTAGAAAAAAAATGTATCAGTTAGCAGGTTTCAGTATACAGTTTTCAGTTTTTTAGCATGAATCCGCTGCCAACTGAAAATTGCGAACTGTCAATTGCCAAGTCTTATCGTAAATTCTTATCTTGAAAAGATTTACAGCTAAAGACAATTTTAACATATCCATCTACAGCACCTCATGAATAAGTTTGATATAGATAAACAAACCCTAACTGATTTAAACATATTTGAGGTTCATGGCTTAAATAAAAGTATTTTTTCTCTGTTCAAACTTACTTCTACAATTAAAGGCAATGATAAATTATCTGAAATTTTCAGATTGCCTTCCACAGATATTAAGATCATTACGGAAAGACAAGGTTTAATCAAATATCTATCCAATTATAACGAAGATTTAAACTTTGACTATACGAACATAGACTTTATTGAAAGTTATCTGGAGCAGAATGGTAAAATCAAATTCTATTCAAAGATTTCGGCATTAACTAAGTCTATCAATTATTTCTTTTATCCAAATCAGGCATATTATTTAAAAGAAAAAGGCATAAAGGAAATTATCTCTTTGCTTAAGAAGCTTACTGAAGTCTTTGCGACACTAGATCAAGAGGTTAAGCCTGCGCTGGTTAAAGAATTTAATGAGGTTGCTGGAATTTTATTTAAGCAAAAATTAATTAAAGCTATTGTTGAGCGGTTTGAGAAAAAGATTAACTTATTCGAATTAGAAGAGCTGGATTTTATGTTTAGGGGATCTGAGCTAATGACAATCAAGCGGTTTTTAGATTTAGTTTACCAAATTGATGCCTATTATGCTGTTGTTAAGGCAGCCAGGAAATACAATTTAGCCTTGCCAAATGTAAATGCAAAAGAGTCCCATCTGCGTATTAAAGGTGTTTTTCATCCTTTTTTAAATCACCCGGTTGCTAATGATATTGAATTTGAAATTGGTAAGAACGTCTGTTTCCTAACGGGAAGTAATATGGCTGGGAAATCTACTTTTTTAAAATCTGTTGGGATTTCTGTTTATCTGGCTCATTTAGGTTTTCCTGTTCCTGCAACCTATATGGAGACAGGAATTTGGCAAGGATTGGTGTCGACCATAAACTTGCCTGATAATTTAAATGAAGGGTTTAGCCATTTTTACAATGAAGTTTTAAGGGTAAAGTATGTTGCAGAGAAGATTAAAGTTTCTAAAAATATTTTTGTAATTTTTGATGAGCTGTTTAGGGGTACGAATGTTAAAGATGCATTTGACGGATCTTTATCTGTGATTAAATCATTTTCTGCAATAAAAGACTGTTATTTCATGATTTCAACTCATATTATTGAGGTTGCCGAAATATTAAAGGAGAATGAAAGTATTATGTTTAAATATCTATCTACCAAAATGGAGCACAACAAACCTACATTTACCTATAATCTTATGAATGGAATTACCGATGAACGGATAGGGATGTGGATTATTGAAAATGAAAAGATTGATGAAATTTTAAGCAGTAGAAATTTAGAATAGATTTCTACTGCTTTTTATGGCTGATGATATAAAACTATAAACTGCCTACTGTTGTTGTTGTTGCTGTTGTTGCTGCTGCATGGCTTCCATGTACTCCTGATAGCTGTTTTTGGTTCTCCCGGTAATTATTGATCCTGTGGGTTTGCTGTAATTCACCTCTTTTGGCTGGAAGTAAGTTTCCTGATCGTTAAAATCTTCATCATTATAACCTACAGATACATTAACTTCCATGATGTGTTCGAAGCCGCCTTTATAAACCCCTTTTACGGGTGAGCAGTCGGTAAAATTCCGGCCTACCGCCAGGCGGACATGGTTTTCGTTTACAATGCAATTATTGGTCGGGTCTAAACCTAGCCAGCCATATTCGGGCAGGTAAGCCTCCGCCCAGGCATGGGTTGCGCCTTCGCCCCGCATGCCGTCTCTGTTAGGGCAGATATAACCGCTTACATAACGTGCCGGGATGCCCGTTAAACGCAGCATGGCGGTTAATACATGTGCGAAATCCTGACAAACGCCCGCTTTTAGTTTTAGAATCTCCTCAATGGTGGTATCAACTGCCGTTACACCTTTAATGTATTCGAAATTGTTGAAAACATCCGCGCAGTATTTTATAGCGGTTTGGTAAGGGGTATCATCACGACCTTTAATGCTCAGGGCTGTTTCCTTTAATTGAGTTATCCCGTCAAAACTTTCCTGCCGTAAATAATCGATAAAGGGTACTTCAAATTTTAGGGCGCTTAAGCTGTTCCACTGCTCGCTGCTAAACATATCATCCTGTGGCAAAGGCTTCGGAAAAGTTTCTACACTTACCTTCGAAAAGATTTTAAGTTGGGTGTGCGGTTCGTTTTGGGTAAAAGTGCCCACTTCATTGCCGTAATAATCAATAAAAATTTCAATCTCCGGGCTTCCAGAGATATTCAGGTCGTGTTTAACCACTTTCTGAAAATCATCTTTAATTGGAAATAGAATAATCTGATTCGCACTATCCCGAACAGGTAATTCGTACTTATAATTGGTAATATGTTTGATTTTGAAAATTGGCATAATGTTTATTGTTATGTTTTACCACAGATAAAAAGGATAAACACAGATGAGAAATCAGTAAAGGAAAATCATATCTATGTTAATTGTGTCTATCTATGGTTAAAAAACTGTTTATGAATTTGCGAAATAATATTCATTTAGCAGGTTTCCGATGCCGAAGAGTTCGGCCCTGATTTCTGTAAGGTAATGGTGTAATTGCTCTTCGTTCATGGTGTTAACTGAGCTATAGGTAATCATACTTTTTAAGCGTCCTATTTTAAAAGACAGGTTATTGTAGTGTTCGATATTACTTTCGCTCTTTAACCGGTTAAAATATCTTTCAATATTGTTCATCGCATATAATGCCGAACGCGGAAAATCGTTATTAAGCATTACCAGTTCGATAATGTTTTTTGCATCAAATCCCTGGCGATAGGTTTTCAGGTATAATTCATAGCCACCCAATGATAGTAATAAATGTTTCCAATAGGCGATATCAGTCAGCAGGTCAGGATTGTTGCTGATCGAACTGAATTTAATGTCCAGGATATCGATAGATTGGATGCTTCTTTCCAAATGTTTGCCGATTTTCATGAAACTTCTGCTTTCACCACGTTCCATTACGCTGTCGGCTGTGCCATGATATAACATTACCTGTTTAATCAAAACATCCAGGGCTGTTACCGGATCATCTTTTTGTACGTACCACAATAATTTCTCGTCTTTAACCGCATGGTAATATTCGTTTAAACATTGCCATAAGTCTTTGGGGATATGTTCCTGTACGCTCCTTGCATTCTCACGCGCAAGGGTAACGATGTTTAAAATCGAATTCTGGTTATCGCGGTTTAACAGGAGGTATTCGATCACGGCGCGACTATCATGCTGGATATTCAATAGTTCATTTTCGTCATCAGATGAAAAAATCCTGATTACGGGTTTCCAGGTGAATTCCTGTATGGTATCTTGTGAGGAAGCGTAATTTATTTTTAACATACGCAGCATGCCGTCGCTGCGCTCAACATACCTGCTTAACCAATATAGGCTTGATGCCACTCTACTTAACATATTCTGTATTCTAAGAAGTTAAAACCCATGTATCTTTACTGCCACCGCCCTGCGAACTGTTTACCACAAGTGAACCCTCTTTTAAGGCTACCCTGGTTAAGCCTCCCGGAACAATCGAAATACCATCTGGTCCATTTAAGGCGAAGGGGCGGAGGTCTATTCTGCGCGGAGCCAGTTTCCCATTAATAAAACACGGCGCGGAAGACAGGCTGATGGTGGGTTGGGCAATAAAGTTGCGCGGATCTTTCAGTACCTCAATTTTGTATTCATCGGTTTCCTTTTCGCTGGCCGCATGCCCCATTAACATGCCGTAACCCCCACTTCCGTTGGTTTTTTTGATTACCATGGTATTAATGTTTGCAAAAACATAATCAAGCTCATCTTTATTGCTGAGCTGATAGGTGGGTACATTCTTTAATATAGGTTCCTCATTCAGGTAATACCTGATCATATCTGGTACATAGGTGTAAACGGCTTTATCGTCGGCTACGCCATTGCCTACTGCATTAATAATAGCTACATTACCTTTACGGTAAGCACCCATCAGGCCTGCTACGCCCAGTACGCTGTTTGGATTAAATACTAAAGGATCGAGATAATCATCATCCACCCTCCGGTAAATTACATCAACCTGCTGCAGGCCGGTGGTGGTTTTCATAAATACCTTTTGATTTTTAACTACCAGATCACGCCCTTCTACCAATTCTACCCCCATTAAGCGGGCCAGGGTAGTATGTTCGTAATAGGCAGAATTATACATGCCCGGACTCAGCAGTACAATTGTTGGGTTCGAAACTGCTCTGGGAGAGAGACTCATTAAATTTTTATATAATATGGCAGGATATTCGGTTACGCTCCTTACGCCGCACTGCGGAATCAGGTCGGGGAACAGCCTTTTGGTAATTTCCCT
Proteins encoded in this region:
- a CDS encoding lamin tail domain-containing protein translates to MKRFLLLILFFLVFSDYLSAQVSLTAINTAKAENFDGITATGTSTVAGWSAVKAGGTNAAAVGSALTLTVYTASSNSGAAYNAGTAGAADRSLGSLASGALVPRFGAGFQNNTGATVTSIDLSGVMEQWRTGSTATVNEKLNFEYSFNATSIADASATWLPLTDMELNEKLTTTTTAAGIDGNLPANQTPVSGSINAITWANGATLYIRWTDTDDLGSDGIYTIDDFSITPKGNTTTTPVLSASNTTFLFGDQNINSNSTAQSYTLGGANLTAAVLINSTAPFFVSKDNIAFSNSISYTTAEVAASPFVYVRFSPTSGGNASGNITNTSTGASPVNVAVSGNGLSTILTVDQTAFDFGSQNTGTNSTAQTFSLNATGLTDVVNITTTAPFYLSKDNITYSASLVYTGAELATSKTVSARFSPTTPSAASGNISISSTGASTQNIITAGMGTTPPAAPTHVVISEIYGGGGNTGATFKNDFIELYNPDNTTVDLTGWSVQYLNATGTGTWAKTDLTGSIPAKSFYLIQEAIGAGGTVNLPTPDATGTLTLSGTTGKVILSNSNVLLTGANPSTTAVVDKVGFGPTATGFETAPTPVISNTTSIERKASATSTAATLAVGGAEEFNGNSYDTDNNSTDFVVTAPNPQNTSTKEPAGANHVVISEVYGGGGNSGATYKNDFIELYNPTLSAVDLTGWSVQYASATGTGSWAATTLSGSIASKGFYLIQLAAGTGGTLDLPTPDKIGTLTLSGTTGKVLLSNLATPQTGANPVNANIIDKVGYGTANGYEGIAPAPATTNTTSIERKASATSNATTMGIGGTEEFAGNGYDSDENSLDFVPRIPNPQNSSVTEPTSTTGPYLVVAPKTLAFSNQAINTTSASKSYVLSAGNLTNATTLTTTAPYSISKDNVTFSTTLSYSVADLAANQTVYVKFSPTAVGNSAGAVLHTSSGATSVPLSLTGASVDPNQTAFNFENCTTVGSSALSDGFYQYSVTGPQTWGCTTTFGHDASDPTGVASAGNALQINGYSGGNILNEDWLISPVLNISSFNYAILSFWTRSAFAGDKLQLKISTNYTGSGNPALATWTSLDGKFPETGSDKWTKSDNIDLSAYKATPIYIAIVYNSTTSSASRWTVDDFAVTNSSTPPAVDITTSPSSLSFGFQAVNTTSAANSFGFSAGNLTGDVTLTAPANFTLSKTSAGAYSSTITYQKADINNTSPTVYAKFSPTVVNTSYTGNVSIVTTGSANKTVALTGNTFDIANTLEVVNWNIEWFGSPAQDPSNDVLQAANVKTVVNNLNADIYGFAEVVDTTLFRNTVLPAGYNVLFSEFGSYADDKADADYPLAQKLAFMYRTDLIKPISTLGILRDTYNPAVPATSADGTPYKNWSSGRFPYMMQAQVKINNKLDTVYFVEIHAKANTGPTADQIDAYNRRKGGNKQLKDWLDANLVGKKVIILGDFNDVLDADKTIAPMPAGTGTSYSDFTQDAANYFPVTLPLSLAGKQSTDGFNTVIDNVIITKNLNLNYIPASAEVLDAVKNLVTNYSSTTTDHYPIKTRYLFGNAAPTIDAVENQAVCYSSTNQNIALTGISAGPETAQNTTLSVTADHADLFDLLTVTPNGTDKGTITYHLKNNVSGVANITVTVMDNGGTDFGGVDKTIKTFKLTVTSTATASIAGASAVCLNGAAQTITFTGANGTAPYTFTYNINGGTSKTVTTTATSASVTVSAPTNATGTFAYNLVNVKDANCGQAQTGTATVTVYALPVISISSNKGVTISKGDALILTATGGVQYSWTGADILSGQNTPALTIRPKQSDTYRVSVTNASGCVSDQNIAITVIEDYKLEASTVITPNGDGYNDKFIVKNIDYYPNNTLKIFDKAGRILYTKHTYANDWDGTINGSPLNEGTYYYIIDLGKGIGTFKGYINIIRD
- a CDS encoding L-threonylcarbamoyladenylate synthase, whose protein sequence is MLIKIYPENPNERAIEQVVDVLKKGGLIIYPTDTIYGLGCDITNPKAIEKICRLRGIKPEKANFSFICHDLKHISDYIKPIDNTTFRVLKKALPGPFTFIFNANNNVPKLLSSNKKTVGIRVPDNNIARCIVKELGNPILSTSIKDDDDVIEYSTDPELIHEKYEDLVDLVIDGGYGDNEASTVIDCTTGEFEVIREGKGNIEEYL